One genomic window of Eptesicus fuscus isolate TK198812 chromosome 6, DD_ASM_mEF_20220401, whole genome shotgun sequence includes the following:
- the USHBP1 gene encoding harmonin-binding protein USHBP1 — MAKGLGPAQRDPLQGAQSPDGHLQVELDPVAESSEEAEAASGSSELGPVPSQESRKPELLGPEAEESGQGLRSRNFHRSLRSTDKEADGDSSRGLASALEGPHEPAEEAHHAPEAEEIVLSGPGAPDVFQTLQHALSSLEAAAAAWRCQSLSCPGPMEMEGRIQGEPRPCLELERAGGCQREVAHLAERNAWLRLALGSREDELIHMQASLEALQGEKETLQREVQELQDSLLRLESLPPPSHSQVGGLGSSSSSSGTVREPWTTQDPFSLSHPLLRRLQSDSSAQILGPLPNRPLAPEMHIVEAQMEQLQGSIEKLKCFNRLLSAVLQGYKGQCEGLSMQLGQWEAEATALRLALQYSEHCEEVYGVLLTLREANSGAEVPRSDVEAAEKEAQRLLAQEEAVMDGETLWDPQPSPEGSSVDRPTRQEVAVQLRGYVQRLRERRALVKILPEPGPTLAPMPTLPHAEALVQALLETQPGPALPRLEKRRIQQDLEATRETLEDLMLRLQLVRREKRGLELQEAALRAQGPVHMLLLEQLQWERAQLQTRGANSSGGGSSGGSSGDEEPWSQGPAVPGGQMGKVQDPEALAQELSASLARALGLWEQLQCLREELEQVAKKGRARRAQSAKLNNDLCKAHRALVLAFRGAQRKQEEQRRKLEQQVTLLEARQAEELAALEATTRVLGRPRPARPPPGPGETFL; from the exons ATGGCCAAAGGCCTGGGG CCAGCTCAGCGGGACCCCCTGCAGGGAGCTCAGAGCCCCGATGGCCATTTGCAGGTTGAGCTGGACCCTGTGGCTGAGAGTTCAGAGGAGGCCGAGGCAGCCAGCGGGAGCTCTGAGCTAGGCCCTGTGCCATCTCAGGAAAGCCGCAAGCCTGAGCTGCTGGGCCCTGAGGCCGAGGAGAGTGGGCAAGGCCTGAGGAGCAG AAACTTCCATCGCTCACTTCGCAGCACTGACAAAGAGGCTGATGGGGACTCCAGCAGGGGGCTGGCCTCAGCCCTCGAGGGACCCCATGAGCCTGCAGAAGAAGCCCACCATGCCCCAGAGGCTGAAGAGATTGTCCTCTCTGGACCTGGGGCCCCCGACGTGTTTCAGACTCTCCAGCATGCTCTGAGCTCACTGGAGGCTGCAGCTGCCGCCTGGCGCTGCCAGTCCCTGAGCTGTCCTGGGCCGATGGAGATGGAGGGCAGAATCCAAGGGGAACCAAGGCCCTGCCTGGagctggagagggcagggggCTGCCAGCGGGAGGTGGCCCACCTGGCAGAAAGGAACGCCTGGCTACGTTTGGCCCTGGGCAGCCGTGAGGACGAGCTGATCCACATGCAGGCCTCCCTGGAGGCCCTccagggagagaaggagacacTGCAGAGAGAG GTCCAGGAGCTGCAGGATTCCCTGCTGAGGCTGGAGTCCTTGccacctccctcccacagccaaGTGGGTGGCTTGGGCAGCAGTTCCAGCAGTTCTGGGACTGTCAGGGAACCCTGGACCACTCAG GATCCCTTCTCCCTGTCTCACCCCCTGCTCCGGCGCCTCCAGAGTGATTCCAGTGCCCAGATCCTTGGGCCTCTCCCCAACCGGCCCCTTGCCCCTGAGATGCACATTGTGGAAGCTCAGATGGAGCAGCTCCAGGG AAGCATCGAGAAGCTCAAATGCTTTAACCGTCTGCTGTCAGCTGTGCTCCAGGGATACAAGGGCCAGTGTGAGGGCCTCAGCATGCAGCTAGGCCAGTGGGAGGCTGAGGCCACAGCACTACGTCTGGCCTTGCAGTATAG TGAGCATTGTGAGGAAGTGTACGGAGTCCTGCTCACTCTCCGGGAGGCAAACTCAGGAGCAGAAGTCCCCAGGAGTGATGTGGAGGCAGCTGAGAAGGAGGCTCAGAGGCTGCTAGCTCAAGAGGAGGCTGTCATGGATGGAGAGACACTGTGGGATCCCCAGCCAAG CCCGGAGGGCAGCAGTGTGGACAGGCCCACGCGACAGGAGGTGGCTGTCCAGCTCCGGGGCTATGTCCAGCGTCTCCGGGAGCGCCGTGCTCTGGTGAAGATTCTCCCAGAGCCCGGCCCCACCTTGGCACCCATGCCCACTCTGCCCCATGCAGAAGCCCTGGTGCAGGCCCTTCTGGAGACtcagcctggcccagccctgccccggctGGAGAAGAGGCGGATCCAGCAGGACCTGGAGGCCACACGG GAGACGCTGGAGGACCTGATGCTGAGGCTGCAGCTGGTGCGGCGGGAGAAGCGGGggctggagctgcaggaggcCGCCCTCCGCGCCCAGGGCCCGGTCCACATGCTCCTGCTGGAGCAGCTGCAGTGGGAACGGGCTCAGCTGCAGACTCGGGGGGCCaacagcagcggtggtggcagtaGTGGCGGGAGCAGTGGAGATGAGGAGCCGTGGTCCCAG GGCCCTGCTGTCCCTGGAGGCCAGATGGGGAAAGTGCAGGATCCGGAGGCGCTAGCTCAGGAACTGTCAGCGTCACTCGCCCG ggccctgggcctgtgggagCAGCTGCAGTGTCTTCGGGAGGAGCTGGAACAGGTGGCTAAGAAGGGGCGAGCCAGGCGTGCTCAGAGTGCCAAACTGAACAACGATTTATGTAAGGCTCACAG AGCCCTGGTTCTGGCCTTCCGAGGAGCCCAACGGAAGCAGGAAGAGCAGCGGAGAAAGCTGGAACAGCAGGTGACACTCCTGGAGGCCAGACAGGCAGAGGAGCTGGCGGCGCTAGAAGCCACCACAAGAGTcctggggaggcccaggccagcccgccccccgcccgggccAGGGGAGACCTTTCTGTAG
- the OCEL1 gene encoding occludin/ELL domain-containing protein 1 isoform X3: protein MPTRGPPHTHGSRGDLQFRPPGPGPPPGAHRARPKKIVFEDELPYRTLPGTKKPVESIPGEHMPRPHPVPDYELSKYPPVSSERERSCYAAVFQDQYSEFLELQQELRSAQAKLQQLEALLTSLPPPQSQDPGFLDKQARCRYLKGKLRHLKAQIQKFDNQGDSEGSVYF, encoded by the exons ATGCCCACCCGGGGGCCCCCCCACACCCACGGCTCCCGGGGGGACCTGCAGTTCCGCCCGCCTGGCCCAGGGCCTCCG CCAGGCGCTCACAGGGCAAGGCCCAAGAAGATTGTATTTGAGGATGAACTGCCCTACCGGACCCTCCCCGGCACCAAGAAGCCTGTTGAATCCATCCCTGGGGAGCATATGCCTAGGCCCCACCCAGTGCCCGACTATGAGCT cagtaAGTACCCACCAGTGAGCAGTGAGAGGGAACGGAGTTGCTACGCTGCTGTGTTCCAGGACCAGTATTCAGAGTTCTTGGAGCTCCAGCAGGAGTTGCGCTCTGCACAGGCTAAGCTCCAGCAGCTGGAAGCCCTGCTGacctctctgcccccaccccaaagccag gaccctggcttttTGGACAAGCAGGCTCGCTGCCGTTACCTGAAGGGCAAACTAAGGCACCTCAAGGCGCAGATCCAGAAATTCGACAACCAAGGAGACAGCGAGGGCTCTGTGTACTTCTGA
- the OCEL1 gene encoding occludin/ELL domain-containing protein 1 isoform X1, protein MPTRGPPHTHGSRGDLQFRPPGPGPPPGAHRARPKKIVFEDELPYRTLPGTKKPVESIPGEHMPRPHPVPDYELSKYPPVSSERERSCYAAVFQDQYSEFLELQQELRSAQAKLQQLEALLTSLPPPQSQKEAQVAARVWREFEKKRTDPGFLDKQARCRYLKGKLRHLKAQIQKFDNQGDSEGSVYF, encoded by the exons ATGCCCACCCGGGGGCCCCCCCACACCCACGGCTCCCGGGGGGACCTGCAGTTCCGCCCGCCTGGCCCAGGGCCTCCG CCAGGCGCTCACAGGGCAAGGCCCAAGAAGATTGTATTTGAGGATGAACTGCCCTACCGGACCCTCCCCGGCACCAAGAAGCCTGTTGAATCCATCCCTGGGGAGCATATGCCTAGGCCCCACCCAGTGCCCGACTATGAGCT cagtaAGTACCCACCAGTGAGCAGTGAGAGGGAACGGAGTTGCTACGCTGCTGTGTTCCAGGACCAGTATTCAGAGTTCTTGGAGCTCCAGCAGGAGTTGCGCTCTGCACAGGCTAAGCTCCAGCAGCTGGAAGCCCTGCTGacctctctgcccccaccccaaagccag aAGGAGGCTCAAGTAGCCGCCAGAGTCTGGAGGGAATTTGAGAAGAAGCGGACG gaccctggcttttTGGACAAGCAGGCTCGCTGCCGTTACCTGAAGGGCAAACTAAGGCACCTCAAGGCGCAGATCCAGAAATTCGACAACCAAGGAGACAGCGAGGGCTCTGTGTACTTCTGA
- the NR2F6 gene encoding nuclear receptor subfamily 2 group F member 6 isoform X1 codes for MAMVTGGWGGPGGGDTNGVDKAGGYPRAAEEDSASPPGAASDAEPGDEERPGLQVDCVVCGDKSSGKHYGVFTCEGCKSFFKRSIRRNLSYTCRSNRDCQIDQHHRNQCQYCRLKKCFRVGMRKEAVQRGRIPHSLPGAVAASSGSPPGSVLAAAVAGGDLFPGQPVSELIAQLLRAEPYPAAAGRFGGGGGSSGAVLGIDNVCELAARLLFSTVEWARHAPFFPDLPVADQVALLRLSWSELFVLNAAQAALPLHTAPLLAAAGLHAAPMAAERAVAFMDQVRAFQEQVDKLGRLQVDSAEYGCLKAIALFTPDACGLSDPAHVESLQEKAQVALTEYVRAQYPSQPQRFGRLLLRLPALRAVPASLISQLFFMRLVGKTPIETLIRDMLLSGSTFNWPYGSGQ; via the exons ATGGCCATGGTGACCGGCGGCTGGGGCGGCCCCGGCGGCGGCGACACGAATGGTGTGGACAAGGCGGGCGGCTACCCGCGCGCGGCTGAGGAAGACTCGGCCTCACCCCCCGGCGCCGCCAGCGACGCGGAGCCGGGCGACGAGGAGCGCCCGGGGCTGCAGGTGGACTGCGTGGTGTGCGGGGACAAGTCGAGCGGCAAGCACTACGGCGTCTTCACCTGCGAGGGCTGCAAGAGCTTCTTCAAGCGGAGCATCCGCCGCAACCTCAGCTACACCTGCCG GTCTAATCGTGACTGCCAGATCGACCAGCATCACCGGAACCAGTGCCAATACTGCCGCCTCAAGAAGTGCTTCCGGGTGGGCATGAGGAAGGAGG cggtCCAGCGTGGCCGCATCCCGCACTCTCTGCCTGGCGCTGTGGCCGCCTCCTCAGGCAGCCCCCCGGGCTCAGTGTTGGCTGCAGCGGTGGCCGGCGGGGACCTCTTCCCGGGGCAGCCTGTGTCGGAGCTGATCGCGCAGTTGCTGCGTGCGGAGCCCTACCCCGCAGCTGCAGGGCGCTTTGGCGGAGGCGGCGGTTCATCGGGCGCAGTGTTGGGAATTGACAACGTGTGTGAGCTGGCAGCGCGGCTGCTGTTCAGCACAGTGGAGTGGGCGCGCCACGCGCCCTTCTTCCCTGACCTGCCCGTAGCCGACCAGGTGGCGCTGCTGCGCCTGAGCTGGAGCGAGCTGTTTGTGCTGAATGCCGCGCAGGCCGCGCTGCCCCTGCACACAGCGCCGCTGCTGGCCGCAGCTGGTCTGCACGCCGCACCCATGGCCGCTGAACGCGCCGTGGCCTTCATGGATCAGGTGCGCGCCTTCCAGGAGCAGGTGGACAAGCTGGGCCGCCTGCAGGTTGACTCCGCAGAATATGGCTGCCTCAAGGCCATTGCGCTGTTCACGCCTG ATGCCTGTGGCCTTTCAGATCCAGCGCACGTGGAGAGCCTACAGGAGAAGGCACAGGTGGCCCTCACTGAGTACGTGCGGGCCCAGTACCCATCCCAGCCCCAGCGCTTTGGGCGCCTGCTGCTGCGGCTCCCCGCCCTGCGTGCCGTCCCTGCCTCCCTCATCTCCCAGCTGTTCTTCATGCGCCTAGTGGGCAAGACGCCCATTGAGACGCTGATTCGAGACATGCTGCTGTCTGGAAGTACCTTCAACTGGCCCTATGGCTCAGGCCAGTGA
- the NR2F6 gene encoding nuclear receptor subfamily 2 group F member 6 isoform X3: MVWTRRAATRARLRKTRPHPPAPPATRSRATRSARGCRWTAWCAGTSRAASTTASSPARAARASSSGASAATSATPAAVQRGRIPHSLPGAVAASSGSPPGSVLAAAVAGGDLFPGQPVSELIAQLLRAEPYPAAAGRFGGGGGSSGAVLGIDNVCELAARLLFSTVEWARHAPFFPDLPVADQVALLRLSWSELFVLNAAQAALPLHTAPLLAAAGLHAAPMAAERAVAFMDQVRAFQEQVDKLGRLQVDSAEYGCLKAIALFTPDACGLSDPAHVESLQEKAQVALTEYVRAQYPSQPQRFGRLLLRLPALRAVPASLISQLFFMRLVGKTPIETLIRDMLLSGSTFNWPYGSGQ, translated from the exons ATGGTGTGGACAAGGCGGGCGGCTACCCGCGCGCGGCTGAGGAAGACTCGGCCTCACCCCCCGGCGCCGCCAGCGACGCGGAGCCGGGCGACGAGGAGCGCCCGGGGCTGCAGGTGGACTGCGTGGTGTGCGGGGACAAGTCGAGCGGCAAGCACTACGGCGTCTTCACCTGCGAGGGCTGCAAGAGCTTCTTCAAGCGGAGCATCCGCCGCAACCTCAGCTACACCTGCCG cggtCCAGCGTGGCCGCATCCCGCACTCTCTGCCTGGCGCTGTGGCCGCCTCCTCAGGCAGCCCCCCGGGCTCAGTGTTGGCTGCAGCGGTGGCCGGCGGGGACCTCTTCCCGGGGCAGCCTGTGTCGGAGCTGATCGCGCAGTTGCTGCGTGCGGAGCCCTACCCCGCAGCTGCAGGGCGCTTTGGCGGAGGCGGCGGTTCATCGGGCGCAGTGTTGGGAATTGACAACGTGTGTGAGCTGGCAGCGCGGCTGCTGTTCAGCACAGTGGAGTGGGCGCGCCACGCGCCCTTCTTCCCTGACCTGCCCGTAGCCGACCAGGTGGCGCTGCTGCGCCTGAGCTGGAGCGAGCTGTTTGTGCTGAATGCCGCGCAGGCCGCGCTGCCCCTGCACACAGCGCCGCTGCTGGCCGCAGCTGGTCTGCACGCCGCACCCATGGCCGCTGAACGCGCCGTGGCCTTCATGGATCAGGTGCGCGCCTTCCAGGAGCAGGTGGACAAGCTGGGCCGCCTGCAGGTTGACTCCGCAGAATATGGCTGCCTCAAGGCCATTGCGCTGTTCACGCCTG ATGCCTGTGGCCTTTCAGATCCAGCGCACGTGGAGAGCCTACAGGAGAAGGCACAGGTGGCCCTCACTGAGTACGTGCGGGCCCAGTACCCATCCCAGCCCCAGCGCTTTGGGCGCCTGCTGCTGCGGCTCCCCGCCCTGCGTGCCGTCCCTGCCTCCCTCATCTCCCAGCTGTTCTTCATGCGCCTAGTGGGCAAGACGCCCATTGAGACGCTGATTCGAGACATGCTGCTGTCTGGAAGTACCTTCAACTGGCCCTATGGCTCAGGCCAGTGA
- the NR2F6 gene encoding nuclear receptor subfamily 2 group F member 6 isoform X2, with translation MAMVTGGWGGPGGGDTNGVDKAGGYPRAAEEDSASPPGAASDAEPGDEERPGLQVDCVVCGDKSSGKHYGVFTCEGCKSFFKRSIRRNLSYTCRSNRDCQIDQHHRNQCQYCRLKKCFRVGMRKEGSPPGSVLAAAVAGGDLFPGQPVSELIAQLLRAEPYPAAAGRFGGGGGSSGAVLGIDNVCELAARLLFSTVEWARHAPFFPDLPVADQVALLRLSWSELFVLNAAQAALPLHTAPLLAAAGLHAAPMAAERAVAFMDQVRAFQEQVDKLGRLQVDSAEYGCLKAIALFTPDACGLSDPAHVESLQEKAQVALTEYVRAQYPSQPQRFGRLLLRLPALRAVPASLISQLFFMRLVGKTPIETLIRDMLLSGSTFNWPYGSGQ, from the exons ATGGCCATGGTGACCGGCGGCTGGGGCGGCCCCGGCGGCGGCGACACGAATGGTGTGGACAAGGCGGGCGGCTACCCGCGCGCGGCTGAGGAAGACTCGGCCTCACCCCCCGGCGCCGCCAGCGACGCGGAGCCGGGCGACGAGGAGCGCCCGGGGCTGCAGGTGGACTGCGTGGTGTGCGGGGACAAGTCGAGCGGCAAGCACTACGGCGTCTTCACCTGCGAGGGCTGCAAGAGCTTCTTCAAGCGGAGCATCCGCCGCAACCTCAGCTACACCTGCCG GTCTAATCGTGACTGCCAGATCGACCAGCATCACCGGAACCAGTGCCAATACTGCCGCCTCAAGAAGTGCTTCCGGGTGGGCATGAGGAAGGAGG GCAGCCCCCCGGGCTCAGTGTTGGCTGCAGCGGTGGCCGGCGGGGACCTCTTCCCGGGGCAGCCTGTGTCGGAGCTGATCGCGCAGTTGCTGCGTGCGGAGCCCTACCCCGCAGCTGCAGGGCGCTTTGGCGGAGGCGGCGGTTCATCGGGCGCAGTGTTGGGAATTGACAACGTGTGTGAGCTGGCAGCGCGGCTGCTGTTCAGCACAGTGGAGTGGGCGCGCCACGCGCCCTTCTTCCCTGACCTGCCCGTAGCCGACCAGGTGGCGCTGCTGCGCCTGAGCTGGAGCGAGCTGTTTGTGCTGAATGCCGCGCAGGCCGCGCTGCCCCTGCACACAGCGCCGCTGCTGGCCGCAGCTGGTCTGCACGCCGCACCCATGGCCGCTGAACGCGCCGTGGCCTTCATGGATCAGGTGCGCGCCTTCCAGGAGCAGGTGGACAAGCTGGGCCGCCTGCAGGTTGACTCCGCAGAATATGGCTGCCTCAAGGCCATTGCGCTGTTCACGCCTG ATGCCTGTGGCCTTTCAGATCCAGCGCACGTGGAGAGCCTACAGGAGAAGGCACAGGTGGCCCTCACTGAGTACGTGCGGGCCCAGTACCCATCCCAGCCCCAGCGCTTTGGGCGCCTGCTGCTGCGGCTCCCCGCCCTGCGTGCCGTCCCTGCCTCCCTCATCTCCCAGCTGTTCTTCATGCGCCTAGTGGGCAAGACGCCCATTGAGACGCTGATTCGAGACATGCTGCTGTCTGGAAGTACCTTCAACTGGCCCTATGGCTCAGGCCAGTGA
- the OCEL1 gene encoding occludin/ELL domain-containing protein 1 isoform X2: MPTRGPPHTHGSRGDLQFRPPGPGPPPGAHRARPKKIVFEDELPYRTLPGTKKPVESIPGEHMPRPHPVPDYELKYPPVSSERERSCYAAVFQDQYSEFLELQQELRSAQAKLQQLEALLTSLPPPQSQKEAQVAARVWREFEKKRTDPGFLDKQARCRYLKGKLRHLKAQIQKFDNQGDSEGSVYF, translated from the exons ATGCCCACCCGGGGGCCCCCCCACACCCACGGCTCCCGGGGGGACCTGCAGTTCCGCCCGCCTGGCCCAGGGCCTCCG CCAGGCGCTCACAGGGCAAGGCCCAAGAAGATTGTATTTGAGGATGAACTGCCCTACCGGACCCTCCCCGGCACCAAGAAGCCTGTTGAATCCATCCCTGGGGAGCATATGCCTAGGCCCCACCCAGTGCCCGACTATGAGCT taAGTACCCACCAGTGAGCAGTGAGAGGGAACGGAGTTGCTACGCTGCTGTGTTCCAGGACCAGTATTCAGAGTTCTTGGAGCTCCAGCAGGAGTTGCGCTCTGCACAGGCTAAGCTCCAGCAGCTGGAAGCCCTGCTGacctctctgcccccaccccaaagccag aAGGAGGCTCAAGTAGCCGCCAGAGTCTGGAGGGAATTTGAGAAGAAGCGGACG gaccctggcttttTGGACAAGCAGGCTCGCTGCCGTTACCTGAAGGGCAAACTAAGGCACCTCAAGGCGCAGATCCAGAAATTCGACAACCAAGGAGACAGCGAGGGCTCTGTGTACTTCTGA